TTGCCGACATTGGAACGCCCGGCCAGAATGATCTGCGGCGCGGCCAGCTCTTCAAGCTGATTGATCTCGTAGACTGTTTTAATTAGTGTGAGTGTATTATCCATAAGGAATTTTCCTTGATTATTCGTGGTTGCGTAAACCCGGCTAGTTCACTTATTTCTTAAGGTTAGTCAAGCCGGACGATCATTACAAGGATATTTTCCAATAACCTGAACCCAAACCTTAATATAATAGGCGGATTCAATGAAAACTTTCCTGATCCTGAACGGGCCGAATCTCGGATATGTTGGCAAACGTCAGCCTGAGATATACGGCTCTGATAAAATTGAAGATATTCCCGATCATCTTAAAGTGTTAATGGGTGACAGAGCCGATGAAATCAAGCTGGAATTCTTCCAGTCCAATTCTGAAGGAGCCTTGATTGATAGGCTGGAAAAAGCCCGTGAAGACGGAATTGACGGGGTTGCTTTCAACGCCGGAGCCTATACCCATACCAGTCTTGCCATTGCGGATTGCCTTGCATGGATTGAAGTTCCCTGCGTGGAAGTGCACATCAGCAACATCTGGGCGCGGACAGAAGATCCTGTTCGCCAGCAAAGTTTTATGGGAAAACAGTGCATTGGAGTAATTGCCGGATTCGGAATAATGAGCTATGCCTTGGCCGTTCAAGCATTGTTTTCGCATGTAACAGCTGATTAAGACAGCGGGGCAAGGCTTAAAGGTGCCGACTGATGGCCCTGCAAAAAATATTTATTTGGAGGAAATATGATTTCTACTAAAGATTTTAGAAACGGACTGAAGATCGAAATTGACGGTAAACCTTACGAAATTGTTGAATTCCAGCATTTCAAGCCCGGTAAGGGCGGCGCATTTGTACGTACCAAGCTGCGCAACATGTTCACCGGCCGCATCACCGACCAGACTTTTCGCTCCGGTGAAAAAGTAGTTAAGCCCGACATGGCTACCAAAGAAATGCAGTACCTGTACAAAGACGGTGAAGATTATGTGCTCATGGACCTCGAATCCTACGAGCAGATGAACGTTGCCGCTGACGTTATCGCTACTGCCGGCGGTTTCATGAAAGAAGGCGAAACCAACAAGGCTCTGCTTTACAATGGTGATGTGATCGGTGTTGACCTGCCTGCTTCCGTAATCCTTGAAGTTGCCCAGACCGATCCCGGTGTGCAGGGTGACCGCGTAAGTAACGCAACCAAGCCCGCCACCCTCGAAACCGGACTGGGCATCAACGTACCCCTGTTCATCAACGAAGGTGACAAAATCAAGGTTGATACCCGTTCCAGCGAATATCTCGGTCGCGAAAAGTAATTTGATACTTACTTGTTTCGGGGGGCTTACTGCTCCCCGAAAATTGATTTTCACCAGCCCTTATCCGGGACCAAACGGAGGATGAGACACTGCCAAGCGGAAGATTCGCAAAAGAGATTTCCGGCATGTTCTGGTTATTTTTAGCCGTATTTCTTTTTATAAGCATGTACTCCTACCATCCGGGGGACCCGACCCTCAATCAGGCTGTCAGCGGAAGCTGGAAAGTCAAAAATCTCATCGGACCCGCCGGGTCTTATTCCGCCGGGATTCTGGTGGATTTTCTCGGACTCGGTTCATGGCTGGTTCCGTTTTATTTTCTTTTTCTCGGAATTACTTCATTTCTTCCCGGCCTGCGTCAGCCGTGGTGGCGTTGGATAGGACTTATCCTTCTTTATGTCTGCCTGTTGGCCTGGGCCTCTCATCCGTGGCTGGTGCCGTATCAGAAAGTTCTTGCCGTTCATGAGGGCGGTTTTTTGGGAGGCTTATTTTCCAAGTGGTCTTTCAAATACCTGAACCCCGTAGGTGCCTTTCTGGTCTGGCTGTTTATCAGCCTTGCCGGGATTCAGCTGACCCTTAATCTCAGCTGGGCCTCCATCGGCAAGCGTATACGTTCTCTGCTTACAGATTTCTTCCTTAAGAATAAGGAGCGTGTGGAGCGCAAGGCTAAGCGCATGAAGGCGGAGCAGAAGATCAAGCGGGCCGAGCGCAAAAAGGCCAAGGCCGAAGCAAAGGCCCGCCGTGAGGCTGAAGCCGAACTTGAAGCAGAGCAGGAAGCTGAAGCGGCGGATGCAGAAGAAGAGGGCGATGCCCTTGTTCTTAAGCCTTTCGACGATAAGCCTGCCAAGAAAGAAAAAGCCAAGGCCAAACCCAAAAAAGCCAAAGCCAAGAAGATTGACACCAGCACTGATTTTC
The Desulfovibrio sp. JC010 genome window above contains:
- a CDS encoding type II 3-dehydroquinate dehydratase, translated to MKTFLILNGPNLGYVGKRQPEIYGSDKIEDIPDHLKVLMGDRADEIKLEFFQSNSEGALIDRLEKAREDGIDGVAFNAGAYTHTSLAIADCLAWIEVPCVEVHISNIWARTEDPVRQQSFMGKQCIGVIAGFGIMSYALAVQALFSHVTAD
- the efp gene encoding elongation factor P, with protein sequence MISTKDFRNGLKIEIDGKPYEIVEFQHFKPGKGGAFVRTKLRNMFTGRITDQTFRSGEKVVKPDMATKEMQYLYKDGEDYVLMDLESYEQMNVAADVIATAGGFMKEGETNKALLYNGDVIGVDLPASVILEVAQTDPGVQGDRVSNATKPATLETGLGINVPLFINEGDKIKVDTRSSEYLGREK